The genome window ACCCCGAGGAGTGGCAGACCTCGACGACTTCGTCGACATCCTTATATGCCGAGGGCGCCTCCTCCGCGAGCCCTTTCCAGTTGTCGGTGCGGACGCAGATCCCGGAGGACTCCAACTCGCGCACGAGGAGATGGGGGTCGGTCCGCTTGGCGGCCTGGGTGCGGCTGAGCAGGCGCCCGGCTCCGTGGCAGACGGTCCCGAAGGTCTCGCGCATGGCCGCGTCCGTGCCGACGAGGACGTACGAGGCCGTCCCCATGGACCCCGGGACGAGCACCGGCTGGCCGACGCCGCGGTAGACTTCCGGGACGTCGGGATGTCCGGCCGGGAACGCGCGCGTGGCGCCCTTGCGGTGGACGAGGACGCGCCGCGCGGCGCCGTCGACGAGATGAGTCTCGAACTTCGCGATGTTATGGCAGAGGTCGTAGACGACGCGCAGGCCGAGTCCGTCGGGTCCCGTCTCGAGGACGCGCGCGAAAGCCTCGCGGATGAAATGGGTGATGGCTTGGCGGTTGGCGCGCGCGTAGTTCGCCGCCGCGCACATCGCCGCATAATAGGCGCGTCCCTCCGGCGATCCGATCGGGGCGCAGGCGAGCTGGCGGTCGGGCAGGCGCCAGCCGCTGCGCGCGGCGACGCCCTGCATGGCGCGCAGAGCGTCCTCGCAGACCTGATAGCCGCTGCCGCGCGAGCCGGTGTGGATGAGCGCGACGATCTGCCCCTTGAAGAGCCCGAAAACGGCGGCCGTCCCGGGGTCGTACACCTCATCGACCTCCTGGAGCTCGAGGAAGTGGTTCCCGCTGCCCAGAGTCCCGACCTGGTCGCGGCCTCGTTCGGCCGCCCGCTCGCTCGGCGCGTCGGGATCGGCGTCCCTCAGCCAGCCGCCGTCCTCGCAGGTCTCGAGATCCTCCCGGCCGCCCAGCCCCTTCTCGACGGCCCAGCGCGCCCCTCGCTCGAAGACCCGGCGCACGCCCCTCTCATCGAGCCGGATGGGGCCGCCCTTCCCGACGCCGGAGGCCACGCGGGCATGGAGGGCGTCCATGATCCTGGGGATCCGCTTGCGCACTGCCGCCGCCTCCAGGTCGCTGCGCAGCAGGCGCACGCCGCAGGAGATGTCGAAGCCGACGACGCCGGGCGAGATGACGCCCGTCTCGGCGTCGGTCGCGGCGACCCCGCCCACCGGAGCCCCGTAGCCCCAATGGCAGTCGGGCATCGCGAGCGAACGGCCGACGATCCCGGGAAGGTGCGCGACGTTGGCCACCTGCTCGGCGACCTTCTCGCGCTCGATCTTCGGGAGCATCCCCTCCGAGGCGTAGACGAGGCCCGGCACGCGCATGCCGCCGGTCCGAGGCAGTTCCCACCTCCACGGATCGATTTTCTTCAACATAAATTCATGCCCCCTCTCCCGCCACGCGGGAGAGGGGGTAGCGGGGATGAGGGGTCGAGCCGCCCTCAGTCCTTCTTTTCAGGAGGCGGCTCGACCGGCGCCGTCCCCTCCGTCTTGATGGGCAGCTCGACCGCCGCCTTCTCCTCGGGGACGATGGGGGAGACGCTCGCGACCTTGTCTCCCTCCTCGAGCCGCACCAGGCGCACGCCCTGGGTGTTGCGGGAGATGACCTTGATGTCCTTGCAGCGCAGGCGGATGGCCATGCCCTTCTCGGTCATCACCATGAGGTCGTCGTCGTTGGTCACGAGCTTGAGGTTGACGACGTTGCCGTTGCGCTCGTTGGTCTTGATGGTGATGATGCCGCCGCCGCCGCGGTGCTGGTCGCGGTACTCGGAGAGCGCGGTGCGCTTGCCGTGGCCGTTCTCGCAGACGGTGAGCATCGTCTTCTTCGTGTCCTTCGGGAACTTCTCCATCCCGATGACGATGTCCCCCTTCTCAAGACGCATGCCGCGCACGCCCATGGCCGTCCGGCCCATGGCGCGGACGTCGGTCTCCGCGAAACGGATGGACATGCCGCCCTGGGTGCCGATCATGACCTCGTCCTTGCCCGAGGTGTGCTGGACGTCGACGAGGATGTCGCCCTCCTCGAGGGTGATGGCGGCGATGCCGCTGCGGCGGATGTTCTCGAAGTCGGCCAGCGGGGTCTTCTTCACCGTGCCGTTGCGCGTACACATGAGGAGGTAGGTCTCCTTGCCCTTCTTCTCCTCGAAAGAGCGGATGGCGACGACCGAGGTGACCTTCTCCTCGCCGGTGATGGCGAGCAGGTTGACCATGG of Elusimicrobiota bacterium contains these proteins:
- a CDS encoding RtcB family protein translates to MLKKIDPWRWELPRTGGMRVPGLVYASEGMLPKIEREKVAEQVANVAHLPGIVGRSLAMPDCHWGYGAPVGGVAATDAETGVISPGVVGFDISCGVRLLRSDLEAAAVRKRIPRIMDALHARVASGVGKGGPIRLDERGVRRVFERGARWAVEKGLGGREDLETCEDGGWLRDADPDAPSERAAERGRDQVGTLGSGNHFLELQEVDEVYDPGTAAVFGLFKGQIVALIHTGSRGSGYQVCEDALRAMQGVAARSGWRLPDRQLACAPIGSPEGRAYYAAMCAAANYARANRQAITHFIREAFARVLETGPDGLGLRVVYDLCHNIAKFETHLVDGAARRVLVHRKGATRAFPAGHPDVPEVYRGVGQPVLVPGSMGTASYVLVGTDAAMRETFGTVCHGAGRLLSRTQAAKRTDPHLLVRELESSGICVRTDNWKGLAEEAPSAYKDVDEVVEVCHSSGLAQRVARMRPMGVLKG